The Actinocatenispora sera genome has a window encoding:
- a CDS encoding phosphodiester glycosidase family protein gives MSVPGTPVARPSRRRRGIAALAVASTVALGLTAPGLTQPARSAPPVRTVAAVDTVPNSVEINRTTRPVAPGVTLASFDRYESEGWLRAQSLSVDLSGGNGVDYLSADPVASDQTIREQVKVQPRAVAAINGDFFDINDTGAPEGVGISGGTLVKSPNDDWHNAVGIDASGAGRILQVYFDGTLTLPSGTVQLAQYNGTRIGKDGIGEYTSAWGAMSRTRPVQASADTAEVTVHDGHVATAATAPGAGEIAKGDYVLVGREAGADSLRALKVGDPVSVSYSPRTSDGSTLRTAIGGNQILIKDGAVQSPPDDQYAARGAVGFNRDGSKMYLLTVDGKQTNSAGIYVAELAKMMQELGAYNAINIDGGGSSTLFARKVGSSELALENSPSDGSERPVANGLAITAPAGSGKLTGFWVSTKADPENAPTVDPQPGGHPDRVFPGLTRRLSAAGYDETYGPAAGTPAWLAAPGTVGSVDRAGVFHARHSGTVTVTAHRGAARGKVKLHVLGSLTRIGADTGRVGLADGSATGDFGVVGYDASGYTAPIEPADATLDYDHSLLSIGTDADGNFTVKAKKDSGAALVTVHVGRFTTQVPVTVGLTDEPVANFDDAAQWSFSAARATGSLSAAADGHTGTALSMSYDFTQSTGTRAAYAKPPAPITVPGQPQAFGMWLYGNGHGEWPTLDFIDAQGTHQLLRGDYMTWTGWKYIEIGVPAGVAYPLTLSRFYVAETRADTQYQGSLMLDDLVAKVPPAVDTSAPPTVRDPVVIQDGTLAGRHWRFAVMSDAQFVARDPDSAIVASARRTLREIKAAKPDFLIIDGDLVDEGSPADLAFAHQVLTEELGDAVPWYYVPGNHEVMGGKIADFTAEFGPAQQVFDHTGTRFITLDTSSLGIRTGGFDQIELLRQQLDAAATDRSVSSVVLVEHVPPRDPLPQQGSQLSDRKEAALVESWLADFGRRTGKGVGFVGGHVGVFHASHVDGVPYLINGNSGKNPAAPADQGGFIGWTEFGVNPVSAHEQAQRRADPYGAGPSDWLAARIRPQTDTVTLTAPDHLAVGKTGTASASLTQQDNTVPVAYPVSADWSASRGVRFGDRRGGSDVVAYDPVSGTLTGLRRGTATLTVDVNGVRDTVTITVA, from the coding sequence GTGTCCGTCCCCGGGACACCCGTGGCCAGGCCATCGCGGCGGCGGCGCGGGATCGCCGCGCTCGCGGTGGCGTCGACCGTCGCGCTCGGTCTCACCGCGCCCGGCCTGACCCAGCCGGCCCGTTCGGCACCGCCGGTCCGCACCGTCGCGGCCGTCGACACGGTGCCGAACTCGGTCGAGATCAACCGCACCACCCGGCCGGTCGCGCCGGGCGTCACGCTCGCCTCGTTCGACCGGTACGAGTCGGAGGGGTGGCTGCGGGCGCAGTCGCTGTCGGTGGACCTGTCCGGCGGCAACGGCGTCGACTACCTGTCGGCCGACCCGGTCGCGAGCGACCAGACGATCCGCGAGCAGGTGAAGGTGCAGCCGCGCGCGGTCGCCGCGATCAACGGCGACTTCTTCGACATCAACGACACCGGTGCGCCGGAGGGCGTCGGCATCTCCGGCGGCACGCTGGTCAAGTCGCCCAACGACGACTGGCACAACGCCGTCGGCATCGACGCGAGCGGCGCCGGCCGCATCCTCCAGGTGTACTTCGACGGCACCCTGACGCTGCCGTCCGGCACGGTGCAGCTGGCGCAGTACAACGGAACCCGGATCGGCAAGGACGGGATCGGGGAGTACACCAGCGCCTGGGGTGCGATGTCGCGCACCCGGCCGGTGCAGGCCTCCGCCGACACCGCGGAGGTGACCGTCCACGATGGACACGTCGCGACCGCGGCCACCGCGCCCGGCGCGGGCGAGATCGCGAAGGGCGACTACGTGCTGGTCGGCCGGGAGGCCGGGGCGGACTCGTTGCGGGCGCTCAAGGTCGGTGACCCGGTCTCGGTCTCGTACTCGCCGCGCACCAGCGACGGCTCGACGCTGCGCACGGCGATCGGCGGCAACCAGATCCTGATCAAGGATGGTGCGGTGCAGTCGCCGCCGGACGACCAGTACGCGGCGCGCGGCGCGGTCGGGTTCAACCGGGACGGCTCGAAGATGTACCTGCTGACCGTGGACGGCAAGCAGACCAACAGCGCCGGCATCTACGTCGCCGAGCTGGCGAAGATGATGCAGGAGCTGGGCGCCTACAACGCGATCAACATCGACGGCGGCGGCTCCTCGACGCTGTTCGCCCGCAAGGTCGGCAGCTCTGAGCTCGCCCTGGAGAACAGCCCGTCGGACGGCTCCGAGCGCCCGGTCGCCAACGGTCTCGCGATCACCGCGCCAGCCGGATCCGGGAAGCTGACCGGGTTCTGGGTCAGCACGAAGGCGGATCCGGAGAACGCGCCGACCGTCGACCCGCAGCCCGGCGGCCACCCCGACCGGGTGTTCCCCGGCCTGACCCGCCGGCTGTCCGCCGCCGGCTACGACGAGACGTACGGTCCGGCCGCCGGGACGCCCGCCTGGCTCGCCGCACCCGGTACGGTCGGCAGCGTCGACCGCGCCGGCGTGTTCCACGCCCGCCACTCCGGCACCGTCACGGTGACCGCCCATCGCGGCGCCGCCCGCGGAAAGGTGAAGCTGCACGTGCTGGGATCGCTGACCCGGATCGGCGCGGACACCGGCCGGGTCGGGCTCGCCGACGGCTCGGCGACCGGTGACTTCGGCGTCGTCGGGTACGACGCGTCCGGCTACACCGCGCCGATCGAGCCGGCCGACGCCACCCTCGACTACGACCACTCGCTGCTGTCCATCGGTACCGACGCGGACGGCAACTTCACCGTCAAGGCGAAGAAGGACTCCGGGGCCGCCCTGGTGACCGTCCACGTCGGACGGTTCACCACCCAGGTGCCGGTGACGGTTGGGCTGACCGACGAGCCGGTCGCGAACTTCGACGACGCGGCGCAGTGGAGCTTCAGCGCCGCCCGCGCCACCGGTTCGCTGTCGGCTGCCGCGGACGGGCACACCGGCACCGCGCTGTCGATGTCGTACGACTTCACCCAGTCGACCGGCACCCGCGCCGCCTACGCGAAGCCGCCGGCGCCGATCACCGTGCCGGGCCAGCCGCAGGCGTTCGGGATGTGGCTGTACGGCAACGGGCACGGCGAGTGGCCGACGCTGGACTTCATCGACGCGCAGGGCACCCACCAGCTGCTGCGCGGTGACTACATGACCTGGACCGGCTGGAAGTACATCGAGATCGGGGTACCCGCCGGAGTGGCGTATCCGTTGACGCTGAGCCGGTTCTACGTCGCCGAGACCCGCGCGGACACCCAGTACCAGGGGTCGCTGATGCTCGACGACCTGGTGGCGAAGGTACCGCCGGCGGTGGACACCTCGGCCCCGCCGACTGTGCGCGACCCCGTGGTGATCCAGGACGGTACGCTCGCCGGCCGGCACTGGCGGTTCGCGGTGATGTCCGACGCGCAGTTCGTCGCCCGCGACCCGGATTCGGCGATCGTCGCCTCGGCCCGCCGCACGCTGCGCGAGATCAAGGCGGCCAAGCCGGACTTCCTGATCATCGACGGTGACCTGGTCGACGAGGGTTCGCCGGCGGATCTGGCGTTCGCCCACCAGGTGCTCACCGAGGAGCTCGGCGACGCCGTGCCCTGGTACTACGTACCGGGCAACCACGAGGTGATGGGCGGCAAGATCGCCGACTTCACCGCCGAGTTCGGCCCGGCGCAGCAGGTGTTCGACCACACGGGCACCCGGTTCATCACCCTGGACACCTCCAGCCTGGGCATCCGTACCGGTGGGTTCGACCAGATCGAGCTGCTGCGCCAGCAGTTGGATGCGGCGGCCACCGACCGCTCCGTGTCGTCGGTGGTGCTGGTCGAGCACGTACCCCCGCGGGACCCGCTGCCGCAGCAGGGCAGCCAGCTGTCCGACCGCAAGGAGGCGGCGCTGGTCGAGTCCTGGCTGGCCGACTTCGGCCGCCGTACCGGCAAGGGCGTCGGCTTCGTCGGCGGCCACGTCGGCGTGTTCCACGCCTCCCACGTCGACGGCGTGCCCTACCTGATCAACGGCAACTCGGGCAAGAACCCGGCGGCGCCGGCGGACCAGGGCGGGTTCATCGGCTGGACCGAGTTCGGGGTGAACCCGGTCTCCGCGCACGAGCAGGCGCAGCGGCGGGCCGACCCGTACGGCGCCGGGCCGTCCGACTGGCTCGCCGCCCGGATCCGGCCGCAGACCGACACCGTCACGCTCACCGCGCCGGACCACCTCGCGGTGGGCAAGACCGGGACCGCCTCGGCGTCGCTGACCCAGCAGGACAACACCGTGCCGGTGGCGTACCCGGTCAGCGCCGACTGGTCCGCCTCCCGCGGTGTCCGGTTCGGTGACCGGCGCGGCGGGAGCGACGTCGTCGCGTACGACCCGGTGTCCGGCACGCTGACCGGGCTGCGCCGCGGTACGGCCACGCTCACCGTGGATGTCAACGGCGTCCGCGACACGGTGACCATCACCGTCGCCTGA
- a CDS encoding PadR family transcriptional regulator, whose amino-acid sequence MSEPPLREPTFLILTALADEPRHGYAVIEEVDHISAGSVRLRAGTLYAALDRLRADGLIEVDREEVVQTRLRRYYRITAEGARRLAADAARMRRHATAAARRLGRFAGGTA is encoded by the coding sequence ATGAGCGAGCCGCCGCTGCGCGAACCGACGTTCCTGATCCTGACCGCGCTGGCCGACGAGCCCCGGCACGGCTACGCGGTGATCGAGGAGGTCGACCACATCTCCGCCGGCTCGGTCCGGCTGCGCGCCGGCACCCTGTACGCGGCGCTCGACCGGCTGCGCGCCGACGGCCTGATCGAGGTCGACCGCGAGGAGGTCGTGCAGACCCGGTTGCGCCGGTACTACCGGATCACCGCCGAGGGCGCCCGCCGCCTCGCCGCGGACGCGGCCCGGATGCGCCGGCACGCCACCGCCGCCGCCCGCCGCCTCGGCCGGTTCGCGGGTGGCACCGCATGA